Proteins found in one Terribacillus sp. DMT04 genomic segment:
- a CDS encoding NAD(P)/FAD-dependent oxidoreductase: MQKLDLIVIGSGVSGHSTASAAREKGWSVAVIDDKPFGGTCPQWGCDPKKVLVETVKIQDAFNRMDGFGITGNSQLNWKQLRDYKDTFTQSIPKATIEEFEQAGIHVYHGHAKFTDDHTLEINGKKLQAAYILIAAGASPSKLPVDGFEHLTASDAFFELDELPKEIILVGGGYISFEFAHIAARFGSNVTIVHRGKRPLEGFDADVVSHLVDYSQKLGIDIRTNTELESVEKQGNMYHVRVNNDGSSEQLTADIVIHGAGRTPNVQNLSLDQTSIAYSKNGIKVNKNQQSISAPHIYAAGDCADDGKLPLTPLAGDAGSRVIQHMLEEKQQDDFKHVQPSVCYTLPSIASVGIGAEEAAKNAEAYTILEQDLSSFFTNKTTRLEEGYSKIVLDKHKQTIVGAHLYSPYAEHLINLFTLAIELNADIQVLKSLLWAYPTAESDIPSML; encoded by the coding sequence ATGCAAAAATTAGATTTGATTGTGATTGGTTCAGGCGTGAGTGGTCACAGCACTGCTTCAGCCGCGAGAGAAAAAGGCTGGTCTGTGGCTGTAATTGATGATAAGCCATTCGGAGGCACATGCCCGCAATGGGGTTGTGATCCAAAGAAAGTATTAGTTGAAACTGTAAAAATTCAAGATGCGTTCAACCGGATGGATGGTTTCGGAATCACCGGAAATTCTCAGTTGAATTGGAAACAGCTGCGCGATTATAAAGATACGTTTACACAGTCAATCCCAAAAGCAACTATAGAAGAGTTCGAGCAAGCTGGTATCCATGTGTATCATGGACATGCGAAGTTCACTGACGATCACACGTTAGAAATTAACGGTAAAAAACTGCAAGCCGCTTATATCTTAATTGCTGCTGGTGCCTCTCCATCAAAACTCCCAGTGGATGGCTTTGAACATTTGACAGCAAGTGATGCCTTTTTTGAATTAGATGAACTGCCGAAAGAGATTATTTTGGTCGGCGGCGGATACATCAGTTTTGAATTCGCCCATATCGCTGCAAGGTTTGGCAGCAATGTTACCATTGTTCACCGCGGGAAAAGACCTCTGGAAGGCTTTGATGCTGATGTAGTCAGTCATTTAGTTGATTACAGCCAAAAGTTGGGCATTGATATCCGCACAAATACGGAACTGGAGTCTGTTGAAAAGCAAGGAAACATGTATCATGTACGTGTAAATAACGATGGTAGCTCTGAACAATTGACAGCGGATATTGTAATTCATGGTGCCGGCAGAACACCAAATGTCCAAAACTTGAGTCTAGATCAAACATCTATTGCTTACAGCAAAAATGGTATAAAAGTAAATAAAAATCAACAAAGTATCTCAGCGCCCCACATTTACGCTGCAGGTGATTGCGCTGACGACGGGAAACTGCCGCTCACCCCGCTTGCAGGCGATGCAGGCAGCCGTGTAATCCAACATATGCTGGAAGAGAAACAGCAGGACGACTTCAAGCATGTCCAGCCTTCTGTCTGTTATACACTTCCAAGCATTGCTTCTGTTGGTATCGGTGCAGAGGAGGCTGCAAAAAACGCAGAAGCCTATACAATCCTAGAACAGGATCTTAGTTCGTTCTTTACAAATAAAACAACAAGACTGGAAGAAGGATACAGCAAAATTGTCCTCGATAAGCACAAACAAACAATTGTTGGCGCTCATCTATATTCCCCATACGCTGAGCATCTCATCAATTTATTTACGTTAGCTA